In Pseudomonas saudiphocaensis, one DNA window encodes the following:
- a CDS encoding AmpG family muropeptide MFS transporter — protein sequence MSRETWRDALAAYASPASLTLLILGFAAGLPAILVFSTLSVWLREAGVSRETIGFASWISLAYAFKWVWSPMLDQWRLPWIGALGRRRSWLVLSQALIAIGLVGMALCNPQTNLTMLIALAVVVAFSSATQDIAIDAYRLEIAEDKLQATLAASYMTGYRVAMLLASAGALFLAEWLGSSNLEYDQAAWTLTYLIFALLIVPGFITSLLIPEPPAAAPLPDEPALYTFNHQLAAVGLLLVLLISVPAMINAIIAQAWPRALLYALFILGSISPVGRSLLVPVRHILGQAGQKQRPQRFDFAHQAVSVIVLIILIVSTTGMFQSYWGGYWPRGTMYLLICWGCLSAPGRILMGPVLTPITDFIVRYRWQALLLLGLIATYRMSDTVMGVMANVFYIDQGFTKDEIASVSKVFGLIMTLLGAAFGGLLIVRFSILPILFIGGAASAATNLMFMLLVEMGADLQMLIVTISCDNFSGGLASTAFVAYLSSLTNLKFSATQYALLSSLMLLLPRLLGGYSGVMVESLGYSNFFLVTALLGIPTLILIVWQWRSSRQLPAGSEREATSGRP from the coding sequence ATGTCCCGTGAAACTTGGCGCGATGCCCTCGCCGCCTATGCCAGTCCCGCTTCGCTAACGCTACTTATCCTCGGCTTCGCTGCCGGATTGCCGGCGATCCTGGTGTTCTCGACGCTGTCGGTATGGCTGCGCGAAGCCGGGGTCTCGCGGGAAACCATCGGTTTCGCCAGCTGGATCAGCCTCGCCTACGCCTTCAAGTGGGTCTGGTCGCCCATGCTCGACCAATGGCGCCTGCCTTGGATCGGTGCGCTCGGGCGGCGGCGCTCCTGGCTGGTGCTATCGCAGGCGCTGATCGCCATAGGCCTGGTGGGCATGGCGCTGTGCAACCCGCAGACGAACCTGACCATGCTTATCGCCCTGGCAGTGGTAGTGGCATTCTCTTCGGCGACCCAGGACATCGCCATCGATGCCTACCGCCTGGAGATTGCCGAAGACAAGCTGCAGGCGACCCTGGCGGCGAGCTACATGACCGGCTATCGAGTCGCGATGCTGCTGGCCAGTGCCGGCGCGCTGTTTCTGGCCGAGTGGCTGGGCTCGAGCAATCTGGAATACGACCAGGCCGCCTGGACTCTGACCTACCTTATCTTCGCCCTGCTCATCGTGCCGGGCTTCATTACCAGCCTGCTAATCCCCGAACCACCTGCCGCCGCCCCACTGCCTGACGAGCCGGCGCTTTACACCTTCAATCATCAGCTGGCGGCCGTCGGCTTGCTGCTGGTCCTGCTGATTTCCGTGCCTGCAATGATCAACGCCATCATTGCCCAGGCCTGGCCGCGGGCACTGCTCTACGCGCTGTTCATTCTCGGCAGTATTTCTCCGGTGGGTCGCTCGTTGCTGGTACCGGTGCGGCATATTCTCGGCCAGGCCGGACAGAAGCAGCGGCCGCAACGCTTCGATTTTGCGCACCAGGCGGTGTCGGTGATCGTGCTGATCATTCTCATCGTCTCGACCACCGGCATGTTTCAGTCCTACTGGGGAGGTTACTGGCCGCGCGGCACCATGTATCTGTTGATCTGCTGGGGTTGTCTGTCGGCGCCCGGCCGCATCCTTATGGGGCCGGTATTGACGCCGATTACCGATTTTATCGTCCGTTATCGCTGGCAGGCACTCCTGCTGCTGGGGCTGATCGCCACCTACCGGATGTCCGACACGGTGATGGGCGTGATGGCCAACGTGTTTTACATAGACCAGGGCTTTACCAAGGACGAGATCGCCAGTGTCAGCAAGGTATTCGGGCTGATCATGACACTCTTGGGCGCGGCGTTCGGGGGGCTGCTGATCGTGCGCTTCAGCATCCTGCCGATTCTGTTCATCGGCGGCGCGGCTTCGGCGGCGACCAATCTGATGTTCATGCTGCTGGTGGAAATGGGCGCAGACCTGCAGATGCTCATCGTCACCATTTCCTGCGACAACTTCAGCGGCGGCCTGGCCTCGACAGCCTTTGTCGCCTATCTATCGAGCCTGACCAACCTCAAATTCTCCGCCACCCAGTACGCGCTGCTCAGCTCGCTGATGTTGTTGCTGCCGCGGCTGCTGGGCGGCTATTCGGGAGTAATGGTGGAGAGCCTGGGCTACAGCAACTTTTTCCTGGTCACGGCTTTGCTCGGCATACCGACGTTGATACTGATCGTCTGGCAATGGCGCAGTAGTCGCCAATTGCCGGCCGGGAGTGAAAGAGAGGCTACTTCGGGGCGCCCCTGA
- a CDS encoding DUF3182 family protein gives MTSAHASQKLRGAVVTLANRATEPRHEKDVHEQLARRLAALQGMDFLGEYDPSEHYSQQLYYVPSGTLVGIDSARELGIEGEQDLFGGVVPHAFVETKAISHPLMRPNADSPIGWSRTFAGLVEGSVLAGYSVFSLRDAREAGRRLLHEGPLRLKPVRASGGRGQELVDGVQALDQALEHIDEAELAQYGLVLENNLDRVTTFSVGQVRVAARVLSYYGTQRLTEDNNGHTVYGGSDLVVVEGDFEALLKLELPDKTRLAITQAQVYDAAASACFRGFRASRRNYDIAQGVDGRGRACSGVLEQSWRIGGASGAEVAALEAFAQGSGASAVRASTVELYGEAKTVPEGATVLFRGEDEEVGFVTKYVTLEEYGNS, from the coding sequence ATGACGAGCGCGCACGCGTCGCAAAAGTTGCGAGGGGCGGTAGTGACCTTGGCGAATCGCGCCACTGAACCGCGACACGAAAAAGATGTGCACGAGCAACTGGCCAGGCGCCTGGCCGCGCTTCAAGGGATGGACTTCCTGGGTGAATATGACCCCTCGGAGCACTATTCCCAACAACTGTATTACGTCCCGTCCGGCACCCTTGTAGGCATCGATTCAGCGCGTGAGCTGGGCATAGAGGGTGAGCAAGATCTTTTTGGCGGTGTTGTGCCCCATGCCTTCGTTGAAACCAAGGCAATTTCCCACCCGCTGATGCGGCCCAATGCCGATTCGCCCATTGGCTGGTCTCGCACCTTTGCAGGCCTGGTGGAGGGCAGCGTGTTGGCCGGCTATAGCGTGTTTTCGCTGCGCGATGCGCGCGAGGCGGGCAGGCGGCTGCTTCACGAAGGGCCGCTTCGGCTTAAACCGGTTCGTGCCTCAGGTGGTCGTGGTCAGGAGCTAGTCGATGGTGTTCAGGCTCTTGATCAGGCGCTGGAGCACATCGACGAGGCCGAGCTGGCGCAGTACGGGCTGGTGCTCGAAAACAATCTCGATCGTGTGACGACCTTCAGTGTCGGTCAGGTTCGCGTGGCTGCGCGGGTGCTGAGTTACTACGGCACGCAACGCCTCACCGAAGACAACAACGGCCACACCGTCTATGGCGGCTCGGATCTGGTGGTCGTCGAAGGCGATTTCGAGGCTTTGCTAAAACTCGAACTGCCCGACAAGACGCGCCTTGCGATTACCCAGGCGCAAGTTTATGACGCTGCCGCATCAGCTTGTTTTCGCGGCTTTCGTGCTTCGCGACGCAACTATGACATTGCTCAGGGTGTGGACGGACGAGGCCGCGCCTGCTCTGGTGTGCTGGAGCAATCCTGGCGCATCGGTGGCGCCAGTGGGGCGGAAGTCGCCGCGCTCGAGGCATTCGCCCAGGGTAGCGGGGCGAGTGCAGTGCGGGCATCTACCGTGGAGTTATACGGCGAAGCGAAGACCGTCCCCGAGGGCGCGACCGTTCTGTTTCGTGGTGAGGATGAGGAAGTCGGCTTTGTCACCAAGTACGTGACGCTGGAGGAATATGGCAACTCATAG
- a CDS encoding alpha/beta hydrolase family protein, producing MATHSEPVDILVDDEHIAGTFLTPPTKLPGVLFVHGWGGSQERDLTRARGIAGLGCICLSFDLRGHALTLAQQQTVTREQNLNDLLAAYDLLAQHPHIDPSAIAVVGTSYGGYLAALLTALRPVRWLAMRVPALYRDDDWMVPKRQLDRDILNQLRGRRVTPEENRALAACAEFRGDVLLVESEFDHLVPHATIMSYRAAFHQTHSLTHRIILGADHGLTSESCQKTYTDILVGWATEMVVGGRLGRLQSPVA from the coding sequence ATGGCAACTCATAGCGAACCCGTGGACATTCTCGTCGATGACGAGCACATCGCCGGTACCTTCCTGACGCCACCCACGAAGTTGCCCGGCGTACTTTTCGTACATGGCTGGGGCGGCAGCCAGGAGCGTGACCTGACGCGCGCCAGGGGCATTGCCGGTCTGGGCTGCATTTGCCTGTCGTTCGATCTGCGTGGTCACGCCCTGACGCTGGCGCAGCAGCAGACCGTGACCCGTGAGCAGAACCTCAACGACCTGCTCGCCGCCTACGACCTGCTGGCGCAGCACCCGCATATCGACCCTTCGGCGATTGCCGTGGTGGGAACCAGTTACGGCGGCTATCTGGCGGCACTGCTGACGGCGTTGCGCCCGGTCAGATGGCTGGCAATGCGGGTGCCGGCGCTGTATCGGGATGACGACTGGATGGTGCCCAAACGACAGCTGGACCGAGATATCCTCAACCAGCTGCGCGGGCGGCGGGTGACACCGGAGGAGAACCGGGCGTTGGCGGCCTGTGCCGAGTTTCGGGGTGATGTGCTGCTGGTCGAGTCCGAATTCGATCATCTGGTGCCGCACGCCACCATCATGAGCTACCGTGCGGCGTTCCATCAGACGCATTCATTGACTCACCGCATCATCCTGGGCGCTGATCACGGGCTGACCAGCGAAAGCTGTCAGAAAACCTATACCGATATTCTGGTTGGCTGGGCGACCGAGATGGTGGTCGGCGGTCGCCTTGGCAGGTTGCAAAGTCCCGTTGCCTGA
- a CDS encoding mechanosensitive ion channel family protein — protein sequence MDITIDYLVELSEAWLPVALQYAVQLTLALLTFVLGWWLINRFTHRIGNLLQRRKVDPTLHGFIGSLTTVILRILLLVSVASMIGVETTSFIAVIGAAGLAIGLALQGSLANFAGGVLILLFRPFRVGEWIEAQGVAGTVNSIQIFHTVLKTGDNKTVVVPNGALSNGHITNFSREPRRRADINIGIDYSSDIKLARQILLEIAQDPRVLREPEPVVFVTGLGDSSVNLSLRVWVATGDFWPVTFAFTEQAKEKLAAAGVGIPVPQRVVHLVQS from the coding sequence ATGGATATAACCATCGACTACCTGGTTGAACTCTCCGAAGCCTGGCTGCCGGTTGCGTTGCAATACGCGGTCCAGCTGACCCTGGCATTGCTCACCTTTGTTCTGGGCTGGTGGTTGATCAACCGCTTTACGCACAGGATTGGCAACCTGCTGCAGCGGCGCAAGGTGGACCCGACTCTGCATGGTTTCATCGGCAGCCTGACGACCGTCATTCTCAGAATCCTGCTGCTGGTCAGCGTGGCCTCGATGATCGGCGTGGAGACCACCTCTTTTATCGCGGTGATCGGCGCTGCGGGTCTGGCCATCGGGCTGGCCTTGCAGGGTAGCCTGGCGAACTTTGCCGGAGGGGTACTGATTCTGTTGTTCCGCCCCTTTCGGGTCGGTGAGTGGATTGAAGCGCAGGGCGTAGCCGGTACGGTGAATTCAATCCAGATCTTTCACACGGTGCTGAAAACCGGCGATAACAAGACTGTGGTGGTGCCGAACGGAGCGCTTTCCAACGGGCATATCACCAACTTTTCCCGCGAGCCTCGCCGCCGTGCGGACATCAATATCGGTATCGACTACAGCAGCGATATCAAGCTGGCGCGGCAGATTCTGCTGGAGATAGCCCAGGACCCGCGCGTGCTGCGTGAGCCGGAGCCGGTAGTGTTCGTCACCGGGCTTGGCGACAGCTCGGTTAACCTGTCCTTGCGTGTGTGGGTTGCGACCGGAGATTTCTGGCCGGTGACCTTTGCCTTCACCGAGCAGGCCAAGGAGAAGCTGGCCGCGGCAGGGGTGGGTATCCCCGTTCCTCAGCGGGTCGTGCATCTGGTCCAGAGCTGA
- a CDS encoding MGMT family protein — translation MPEQPLLPPDANPEARRAAVYLVMAQIPPGKVVSYGELAAMAGLGRAARWVGRLMSQLPDDTRLPWHRVIAAGGRLSLPAGSAAGHEQRQRLRAEGLTIINDRVDIRRHGWHSFEHSE, via the coding sequence ATGCCCGAACAGCCCCTGCTACCACCAGATGCCAATCCCGAGGCGCGGCGTGCCGCTGTGTATCTGGTGATGGCGCAGATCCCTCCCGGCAAGGTGGTGAGCTATGGCGAGCTGGCCGCCATGGCCGGGCTTGGCCGTGCCGCACGCTGGGTCGGGCGGCTGATGTCACAACTGCCGGACGACACCCGCCTGCCCTGGCACCGGGTGATTGCCGCCGGTGGACGCCTGAGCCTGCCGGCAGGCAGTGCAGCAGGCCATGAACAACGACAGCGCTTGCGTGCCGAGGGCCTGACCATCATCAATGACCGGGTGGACATACGTCGGCATGGCTGGCATTCATTCGAGCACAGCGAGTAG
- a CDS encoding putative 2-dehydropantoate 2-reductase — protein sequence MNTPWHILGAGSLGCLWATRLSRAGLPVRIILRNQQRLADYRDAGGLRLIEAEQASLFPLTAELPATDTPIRRLLVACKAYDAETAVAEVSARLQPGAEILLLQNGLGSQQAVAARWPSCRSIFISSTEGAYRRKDFEVLHAGQGQNWLGDPLDHNPPPWLAELAAAGIPCDWTDNIEARLWRKLALNCAINPLTVLHDCRNGELLAHREQLHLLCVELSLILNACNQAEAADELEAEVLRVITATASNYSSMHQDVHNGRRTEISFLLGHACRTAQQYGLKVSELNALFKRLQAFLVQHGLPQD from the coding sequence ATGAACACTCCCTGGCACATTCTCGGCGCGGGCAGCCTTGGCTGCCTGTGGGCCACACGCCTGAGTCGCGCAGGTCTGCCAGTACGCATCATCCTGCGTAATCAGCAAAGGCTTGCCGACTACCGCGATGCCGGTGGGCTTCGCCTGATTGAGGCAGAACAGGCCAGCCTCTTTCCGCTAACTGCCGAGCTGCCTGCAACAGACACCCCCATTCGGCGTCTGCTGGTCGCCTGCAAGGCCTACGATGCCGAAACCGCCGTAGCCGAAGTTTCAGCACGTCTGCAACCTGGCGCTGAAATTCTCCTGCTACAGAATGGCCTTGGCAGCCAGCAGGCCGTGGCGGCACGCTGGCCGTCCTGCCGCAGCATCTTCATTTCCAGCACCGAAGGCGCCTATCGTCGCAAGGACTTCGAAGTGCTACACGCCGGCCAGGGTCAGAACTGGCTGGGCGACCCACTCGATCACAACCCGCCGCCGTGGCTGGCCGAGCTGGCGGCAGCAGGCATCCCCTGCGACTGGACAGACAATATCGAAGCCCGGCTGTGGCGCAAGCTCGCACTCAATTGCGCGATCAACCCCCTTACCGTCCTGCACGACTGCCGCAACGGCGAATTGCTGGCGCATCGTGAACAGCTGCACCTGCTCTGTGTCGAGTTGAGCCTTATCCTCAACGCCTGCAATCAGGCCGAAGCAGCCGACGAGCTGGAAGCAGAAGTCTTGCGGGTCATCACCGCCACCGCGAGCAACTACTCCTCCATGCACCAGGATGTGCACAACGGCCGTCGCACAGAAATCAGCTTTCTGCTTGGGCACGCCTGCCGTACCGCACAGCAGTATGGGCTCAAGGTCAGTGAACTAAACGCGTTGTTCAAGCGCCTGCAGGCATTCCTCGTGCAGCACGGATTGCCGCAGGACTGA
- a CDS encoding HAMP domain-containing sensor histidine kinase codes for MTLRQRLENLPVGRKLLIAPLVLLAAVLLVSNLTFISAAYWISRQSVAPQAMHTLAALLSTPELSRQALESEASANALLAKLGDYAPLRAAMIYDAAGQRLAQLQRGEPLALPEQTSQVEQWQKTEMRANLLVELPQTAGPPGHLLIVASSELPGAFFTGTLTASLAILLASLLLWLLVAQQIRQLITRPIRDLEALTRQVTREENYSLRATARNQDEIGHLADAFNTMLSRMQAREQQLKRARDDAQEAFDHAQGLAEETWHTNRKLELEVQVRSRIERKLTGFQNYLNSIIDSMPSVLIALDEQLHVTQWNQQASALSGTPLNDALNQPVFIAFEQLRPFLSQIRRTCEHHEVQKIERVSWSFHEEPRHYALTFYPLTGSAGRGVVIRIDDITERLNMEEMMVQSEKMLSVGSLAAGMAHEINNPLGAILHNAQNIRRRLSPDLERNREAAAETGVELEAVNCYLQRREIPQMLDGIQQAGSRAARIVSHMLSFSRLSNRQLAECQLSELIDQALEIAGNDFALTDNFDFRAIEIQRDFDPQVARVPCIGNELEQVLLNLLKNAAQAIHHGPHRNHGKITLRTRLNPPWAEIQVEDNGGGIPEHIRKRIFEPFFTTKEVGQGTGLGLSVSYFIITNNHKGQMEVQCRPGQGTTFTLRLPLTSGSESTTN; via the coding sequence ATGACCCTGCGCCAGCGTCTTGAAAACCTTCCGGTCGGCCGCAAGTTGCTGATCGCCCCGCTTGTTCTGCTGGCCGCCGTGCTGCTGGTGTCCAACCTGACCTTTATCAGCGCGGCGTACTGGATTTCCCGCCAGAGCGTCGCGCCCCAGGCCATGCACACCTTGGCGGCGCTGCTCAGCACGCCCGAACTGAGTCGCCAGGCCCTTGAATCTGAAGCCTCGGCAAACGCGTTGCTGGCCAAGCTGGGCGACTATGCACCGCTGCGTGCAGCAATGATCTATGACGCCGCGGGACAGCGCCTGGCCCAGCTGCAACGGGGCGAACCACTGGCCCTGCCCGAACAGACCAGCCAGGTTGAGCAATGGCAGAAAACCGAGATGCGCGCCAATCTGCTGGTCGAATTGCCGCAAACCGCAGGCCCGCCGGGCCATTTGCTGATTGTTGCCAGCAGCGAACTGCCTGGGGCCTTTTTCACTGGCACGCTGACCGCGAGCTTGGCGATCCTTCTGGCCAGCCTGCTGCTTTGGCTACTGGTCGCGCAGCAGATTCGCCAACTGATTACCCGGCCGATCCGCGATCTTGAGGCTTTGACCCGTCAGGTCACCCGCGAGGAAAACTATTCCCTGCGCGCCACAGCCCGCAATCAGGATGAAATCGGTCACCTGGCCGACGCTTTCAATACCATGCTGTCGCGCATGCAGGCACGTGAACAGCAGCTCAAGCGCGCCCGCGATGACGCCCAGGAAGCTTTCGATCATGCCCAGGGGCTCGCCGAAGAAACCTGGCACACCAACCGTAAACTCGAACTCGAAGTACAGGTGCGTAGCAGGATTGAACGCAAACTCACCGGCTTCCAGAACTATCTCAACAGCATCATCGATTCCATGCCCTCGGTGCTTATCGCCCTGGATGAGCAGCTGCACGTTACCCAGTGGAACCAGCAGGCCAGTGCGCTTTCCGGCACTCCTCTGAATGATGCGTTAAACCAGCCGGTGTTTATCGCTTTCGAGCAGCTGCGGCCCTTCCTCAGCCAGATTCGCCGCACCTGCGAACACCACGAGGTACAGAAGATCGAACGCGTCAGCTGGAGCTTCCACGAAGAACCCAGGCACTACGCCCTGACCTTCTACCCACTGACGGGCAGCGCCGGTCGAGGCGTGGTGATCCGTATCGACGACATCACCGAACGGCTCAACATGGAAGAAATGATGGTGCAGTCGGAGAAGATGCTCTCGGTCGGCAGCCTGGCCGCGGGCATGGCCCACGAGATCAACAACCCGCTTGGCGCAATCCTGCACAATGCACAGAACATCCGGCGACGCCTTTCACCGGACCTTGAGCGCAATCGTGAAGCCGCCGCGGAAACCGGCGTTGAGCTGGAGGCAGTCAATTGCTACCTGCAGCGGCGAGAAATTCCTCAAATGCTCGATGGCATCCAGCAGGCCGGTTCTCGTGCCGCTCGGATCGTCAGTCACATGCTCAGCTTCAGCCGCCTGAGCAACCGCCAGCTGGCCGAGTGCCAATTGAGCGAGCTGATCGACCAGGCACTGGAAATTGCCGGCAATGACTTCGCGCTGACGGACAACTTCGACTTCCGCGCTATCGAAATCCAGCGCGACTTCGATCCGCAGGTGGCACGGGTGCCCTGTATCGGCAATGAACTTGAGCAGGTACTGCTCAACCTGCTGAAAAATGCAGCCCAGGCGATCCACCATGGACCGCACCGAAACCATGGAAAGATTACCCTACGCACCCGTCTGAACCCGCCATGGGCCGAGATCCAGGTGGAGGACAACGGCGGAGGTATTCCCGAACATATCCGCAAGCGCATCTTCGAGCCCTTCTTTACCACCAAGGAAGTGGGTCAGGGCACAGGGCTCGGGCTGTCCGTCTCTTATTTCATCATTACCAACAACCACAAGGGCCAGATGGAAGTGCAATGCAGGCCGGGCCAGGGCACGACCTTTACCCTGCGCCTGCCGCTGACGTCAGGCTCGGAAAGTACAACCAACTGA
- a CDS encoding response regulator, which produces MPNPRLSILVVDDAKFSSVMIGRALSKAGYEDLRFASSASAALGLLEQRPANVLLADWLMPEMDGLELTAQVRQQDEMSHHYTYVILLTGRDGDDVLSTAFDRGVDDFISKSAMNEQLVPRVYAADRLCGSLQRLIQENRLLTENIASLEKRNQIDPVTGLGNMRYLRQRLGDSLRQIESRGGTLCYLLIGLPEINSQRRRYGEQFYRELMRGVARRLQQLVRPLDTLTCLDDNHFGLLAMVENPQECSPSSFKRLHEGLNIKAFKTSEGFISLKAGIGLVSLDSNSLPVEPRLVTERAESLLADAYSTGRIVPLRLKKPEQ; this is translated from the coding sequence ATGCCCAATCCCCGCCTCAGCATCCTGGTTGTCGACGACGCTAAGTTTTCCAGTGTCATGATTGGCCGCGCCCTGTCCAAGGCCGGTTATGAAGACTTACGCTTCGCCAGCAGCGCCAGTGCAGCACTAGGGCTGCTTGAACAGCGCCCGGCCAATGTTCTTCTCGCCGACTGGCTGATGCCGGAGATGGACGGCCTCGAGCTGACCGCTCAAGTGCGGCAACAGGACGAAATGTCCCACCACTACACCTACGTCATTCTGCTTACCGGGCGCGACGGCGATGACGTGCTAAGCACCGCCTTCGATCGTGGCGTAGATGACTTCATCAGCAAGTCGGCGATGAATGAACAACTGGTCCCACGCGTCTATGCCGCCGACCGCTTGTGCGGCTCGTTGCAACGCCTCATCCAGGAAAACCGCCTGCTCACGGAAAACATCGCCAGCCTGGAAAAGCGCAACCAGATCGATCCTGTCACCGGCCTTGGCAATATGCGCTATTTGCGACAGAGGCTCGGCGATAGCCTGCGCCAAATCGAAAGCCGTGGGGGCACGCTCTGCTACCTGCTGATCGGTCTGCCGGAGATCAACAGTCAACGGCGCCGTTATGGCGAGCAGTTCTATCGGGAGCTGATGCGGGGTGTGGCCCGGCGCCTACAGCAGCTGGTGCGCCCCCTGGATACGCTAACCTGCCTGGACGACAATCATTTCGGCCTGCTCGCCATGGTTGAAAATCCGCAGGAGTGCTCACCCAGCAGCTTCAAACGCCTGCACGAAGGTTTGAACATCAAGGCCTTCAAGACCAGTGAAGGCTTTATCTCGCTCAAGGCCGGGATCGGCCTGGTGAGCCTCGACAGCAATAGCCTGCCGGTCGAACCTCGACTGGTCACCGAGCGCGCCGAGTCCTTGCTTGCGGACGCCTACAGCACGGGCCGCATCGTGCCACTACGCTTGAAAAAGCCCGAGCAATGA
- a CDS encoding cob(I)yrinic acid a,c-diamide adenosyltransferase, whose protein sequence is MGNRLSKIYTRTGDSGETGLADGRRVPKDHPRVEAMGEIDTLNSQLGLLLAELEEAQAQWPGLAELIEVLQPCQHRLFDLGGELAMPEYQALNEAEVTRLEAAIDRWNKELGPLKDFIMPGGSRLIALAHLCRSLARTSERRCQQLNASEPLRPVGLAYLNRLSDLFFVAARLIARRQGRAEILWQAAPVPV, encoded by the coding sequence ATGGGCAATCGACTTTCAAAAATCTACACACGCACCGGCGACAGCGGCGAAACCGGCCTGGCCGATGGGCGCCGAGTGCCCAAGGATCATCCGCGTGTCGAAGCGATGGGCGAGATCGACACCCTTAACAGCCAGCTGGGACTGTTGCTCGCCGAACTTGAAGAGGCCCAAGCGCAATGGCCTGGCCTGGCCGAGCTGATTGAGGTATTGCAGCCGTGCCAGCATCGTCTGTTCGATCTGGGCGGCGAATTGGCGATGCCCGAATATCAGGCGCTTAACGAGGCCGAAGTCACGCGGCTGGAGGCGGCAATCGATCGCTGGAATAAAGAGCTGGGGCCGCTAAAGGATTTCATCATGCCCGGGGGCTCCAGGCTGATCGCCCTCGCCCACCTGTGCCGCAGCCTGGCACGCACAAGCGAGCGGCGCTGTCAGCAGCTCAACGCCAGCGAGCCTCTGCGCCCTGTGGGTCTGGCTTATCTCAACCGCCTGTCAGACCTCTTCTTCGTTGCCGCACGGTTGATCGCTCGCCGTCAGGGCCGCGCAGAGATTCTCTGGCAGGCGGCACCTGTGCCAGTCTAA
- a CDS encoding YajQ family cyclic di-GMP-binding protein, with product MPSFDVVSELDKHEVTNAVDNAIKELDRRYDLRGKGSFELKDLTVHLTAEADFQLEQMLEILKLSLIKRKVDIQCLETKDVYPSGKSVKQEVTLREGIDKELAKKIVAHIKDAKLKVQAAIQGEQVRVTGKKRDDLQEAIALLRAHDFGMPLQFNNFRD from the coding sequence ATGCCCTCATTCGACGTTGTATCCGAGCTGGATAAGCACGAAGTCACCAATGCCGTTGACAACGCCATCAAGGAACTGGATCGGCGTTACGATTTGCGTGGTAAAGGCTCTTTTGAATTGAAGGATTTGACCGTTCACCTGACCGCCGAAGCGGATTTCCAATTGGAGCAGATGCTGGAGATCCTCAAGTTGAGCCTGATCAAACGTAAGGTCGATATTCAGTGCCTGGAAACCAAGGACGTTTATCCGTCGGGCAAGTCGGTCAAGCAGGAAGTGACCTTGCGTGAAGGCATCGACAAAGAGCTGGCGAAGAAGATCGTGGCGCATATCAAGGACGCCAAACTCAAAGTCCAGGCCGCCATCCAGGGAGAGCAGGTGCGTGTGACCGGGAAAAAGCGCGACGACTTACAGGAGGCCATCGCACTGTTGCGCGCCCACGATTTCGGCATGCCGCTGCAATTCAACAACTTCCGCGACTAA